In Malassezia vespertilionis chromosome 7, complete sequence, the following proteins share a genomic window:
- the ACB1 gene encoding acyl-CoA-binding protein (ACBP)/diazepam binding inhibitor (DBI)/endozepine (EP) (COG:I; EggNog:ENOG503P6WC) produces the protein MTIDQQFTRAVEVIRGLPKSGPVKVSQNDQLKVYGLYKQATEGDINTQRPGMFDQTGRYKWDSWNSRKGMSSEEAKKGYVDVFFEVFEMLKDDAEYSKYIDEVKSLA, from the exons ATGACCATCGACCAGCAGTTTACGAGGGCTGTTGAGGTTATCCGCGGCTTGCCCAAG TCCGGCCCTGTCAAGGTTTCCCAAAATGACCAGCTCAAGGTGTATGGCTT GTACAAGCAGGCGACCGAGGGTGACATCaacacgcagcgcccggGTATGTTTGATCAGACTGGCCGCTACAAGTGGGACTCGTGGAACAGCCGCAAGGGCATGTCGTCGGAAGAGGCCAAGAAGGGCTACGTCGACGTATTCTTCGAGGTGTTTGAGATGCTGAAGGACGATGCCGAGTACTCCAAGTACATTGACGAGGTCAAGAGCCTCGCCTAA
- a CDS encoding uncharacterized protein (EggNog:ENOG503P3UA; COG:S), translated as MCKHILNAQVAVRAPCCRKFFDCPECHAETQDHALAKTTVLAFLCKKCRRAFRKDMEHYEDADEFCPHCDNHYVIEAKTPQLMLQVEGEDGRVDPSMIRDDRARARISAEDHGSIDHGGYQAAALAFQQDLANGNLARASAPLPSLVNLNNDDLDWE; from the exons ATGTG TAAGCATATTCTGAATGCACAAGTagcagtgcgtgcgccgtgctgccgCAAATTTTTTGAT TGCCCCGAGTGCCACGCAGAGACGCAGGACCACGCGTTGGCAAAAACGACAGTGCTCGCGTTTCTGTGCAAAAAGTGCCGGCGTGCATTTCGCAAAGACATGGAGCATTACGAGGATGCAGATGAGTTCTGCCCGCACTGCGATAATCACTAT GTGATTGAAGCGAAAACACCGCAGCTCATGCTCCAGGTCGAGGGCGAGGACGGGCGTGTGGACCCAAGCATGATCCGCGATgaccgcgcgcgcgcacgtaTTTCAGCTGAGGATCATGGGAGTATTGACCATGGCGGATATCAAGCGGCAGCGCTCGCATTCCAGCAAGACCTGGCGAATGGCAAtctcgcgcgtgcatccGCGCCTTTGCCATCGCTGGTCAATTTGAATAACGACGACTTGGATTGGGAGTAG
- the ERG26 gene encoding 3beta-hydroxysteroid-4alpha-carboxylate 3-dehydrogenas(decarboxylating) (EggNog:ENOG503NWMM; TransMembrane:1 (o378-396i); COG:E; COG:I), with the protein MSCSAPTQELHFVIGGAGFLGSHIVDALVQRGEKTVASFDIREPVAPIAGVQYYEGDLTDRDALAKALADAQEDLGDSPKKERAGVVYHTASPVAGLGPELNEKVNVTGTNVVISVCQDERNSVRKLVFTSSAGVVFTGQDLIYVDERMQPPEHPMDSYNDTKMRAEQAVLAANGKHHLLTIALRPAGIFGPGDRQALPGMFNVLATGRTKFQIGRNQNLFDWTYVGNVAHAHLLAADKLSAPEQYASSRLVEEHLPVRALGVAERDTYRSVPLSVQRQDVPKPARDYARNVQALIEIAPDQLDQHTVYRNRFDPFFSDAHPTAASAGNPNPAALNLARDAIPAAGEAFFITNGQPICFWDFPRALWYRYNGHVDPRYIVLPLYVALVIAFLAECFSKLTGRPVQFTRYRVTYTGCTRFYNIEKARRILSYEPIVGMDEAIDRSVQWWKAAHPPHREAAKTK; encoded by the coding sequence atgtcgtgcagcgctccgaCCCAGGAGCTGCACTTTGTCATTGGCGGTGCAGGATTCCTTGGCTCGCACATTGTAGATGCGCTAGTACAACGCGGCGAGAAGACAGTAGCGTCGTTTGACATTCGCGAGCCTGTTGCGCCCATCGCTGGCGTGCAGTATTATGAGGGTGACTTGACGGACCGCGACGCACTCGCaaaagcgcttgccgatgcacaAGAAGATTTGGGCGACTCGCCAAAGAAAGAGCGTGCTGGTGTCGTGTACCACACTGCGAGCCCTGTCGCGGGCCTAGGCCCCGAGCTGAACGAAAAAGTGAATGTGACCGGGACGAATGTGGTCATTAGCGTGTGCCAAGACGAGCGGAATAgcgtgcgcaagctggTATTTACATCCAGTGCTGGCGTAGTGTTCACTGGGCAGGACCTGATTTACgtcgacgagcgcatgcagccGCCCGAGCATCCAATGGACAGCTACAACGACACCAagatgcgcgccgagcaggcCGTCTTGGCGGCGAACGGCAAGCATCATCTGCTCACCATTGCCCTGCGTCCTGCGGGCATCTTTGGACCGGGCGACAGGCAGGCACTGCCCGGCATGTTCAACGTACTCGCCACCGGCCGGACCAAGTTCCAGATTGGGCGCAACCAGAACCTGTTTGACTGGACCTATGTGGGCAACGTTGCTCACGCACACCTGCTCGCGGCAGACAAGCTCAGCGCGCCGGAACAGTACGCGTCCTCGCGGCTTGTCGAGGAGCATTTGCCCGTCCGAGCTCTCGGtgtcgcggagcgcgaTACGTACCGCAGCGTGCCTCTATCTGTCCAGCGCCAGGACGTGCCGAAACCAGCGAGAGACTATGCGAGAAACGTTCAGGCACTCATCGAGATTGCGCCGGACCAACTTGATCAGCACACCGTGTACCGCAACCGCTTTGACCCATTCTTTAGCGACGCACACCCcaccgcggcaagcgcgggCAACCCCAATCCAGCGGCACTGAacctcgcgcgcgacgctaTCCCTGCCGCGGGCGAGGCTTTCTTCATCACAAATGGTCAGCCCATCTGTTTCTGGGACTTTCCACGTGCCCTGTGGTACCGATACAATGGCCACGTCGATCCGCGGTACATTGTGCTGCCGCTCTATGTGGCGCTTGTAATTGCATTCCTTGCCGAGTGCTTTTCGAAGCTGACCGGCCGCCCCGTGCAATTCACGCGGTACCGTGTCACGTATACGGGGTGCACTCGGTTCTATAATATCgaaaaggcgcggcgcattctcAGCTACGAACCTATTGTCGGCATGGACGAAGCTATCGACCGCAGCGTCCAGTGGTggaaagcggcgcatccgccgCACCGCGAGGCGGCCAAGACGAAATAA
- a CDS encoding cyclin-dependent kinase (EggNog:ENOG503Q10H; COG:T) translates to MNHNVPRTKWAHVTLDERDAVEREARAKAAARAVLEKQKRKAPVPPVPPREAYPPIAGCESVVKYERLNHIEEGSYGVVSRARNKETGEVVALKQLKLDKEKHGFPITSLREIHALMEARHPHIVQLKELVVGDTLNKVYLVMEFVEHDMKTLLGSMRTPFLQSEIKALMQQILAAVAYMHDRWIVHRDLKTSNLLMTNRGCVKIADFGLARMFGDPQRAMTSLVVTLWYRAPELLLGAEVYDTAVDMWSVGCIFAELLLRVPLFPGKKETDQVSRIFRLLGRPTPERWPGYTALPNAATLGKSAAPSQSSLRHRFRYTTDATLDMLERMLTLNPARRISSEDALKHVYFTESPLPAHPDSFGSFPSAASGEKRRALSPSIPRRDAAQQYPLEFEWKQQNVE, encoded by the coding sequence ATGAACCacaatgtgccgcgcacgaaaTGGGCGCATGTgacgctggacgagcgcgacgctgtagagcgcgaggcgcgtgccaaagcagcggcgcgtgcagtgcttgAAAAGCAAAAGCGCAAGGCCCCAGTGCcgcccgtgccgccgcgcgaggcgtACCCTCCGATTGCGGGGTGCGAGAGTGTGGTGAAATACGAGCGGCTGAATCATATCGAAGAGGGGTCGTATGGAGTCGTgtcacgcgcgcgaaacaAGGAGACAGGGGAGGTGGTAGCGCTGAAGCAGTTAAAGCTGGACAAGGAAAAGCACGGTTTCCCGATCACGAGCCTGCGCGAAATTCACGCGCTCATGGAGGCGCGGCATCCGCACATTGTGCAGCTCAAGGAGCTGGTTGTGGGCGACACCCTGAACAAAGTATACCTGGTGATGGAGTTTGTCGAGCACGACATGAAAACGCTGCTTGGTtcgatgcgcacgccgttTCTCCAGTCGGAGATTAAGGCGCTCATGCAGCAGATCCTGGCTGCCGTCGCATACATGCACGACCGCTGGATCGTGCACCGGGATTTGAAGACGTCCAACTTGCTCATGACGAACCGCGGCTGTGTCAAGATTGCTGATTTTGGGCTTGCACGCATGTTTGGTGATCCACAGCGTGCGATGACGTCGCTTGTCGTCACGCTCTGgtatcgcgcgccggagcTGCTACTCGGCGCGGAGGTGTACGATACAGCAGTAGATATGTGGTCTGTCGGGTGTATttttgccgagctgctcttgcgcgtgcCCTTGTTCCCGGGAAAGAAGGAGACGGACCAGGTGTCGCGCATTTTTCGTCTCTTGGGGCGCCCCACACCGGAGCGCTGGCCGGGGTATACGGCACTGCCGAATGCAGCGACTCTGGgaaagagcgccgcgccgtcgcaaAGCTCGCTGCGGCATAGGTTCCGCTACACAACCGATGCGACGCTTGATatgctggagcgcatgctcaCTTTAAATCCTGCACGGCGAATCTCTTCAGAGGATGCACTCAAGCACGTGTATTTTACCGAGTCGCCCCTCCCTGCACACCCCGACAGTTTCGGCAGTTTTCCTTCTGCGGCGTCGGGTgaaaagcggcgtgcgttGAGCCCGAGCAttccgcggcgcgacgcagcacaGCAGTATCCACTCGAGTTTGAATGGAAGCAACAAAATGTAGAATAA
- a CDS encoding uncharacterized protein (COG:T; EggNog:ENOG503P6KX), with the protein MHVRTEAVTAEEKQGRIISILKAKFAPTDLQVEDISGGCGAFFAIMLTSHAFQGKSTIQAHRMVNKEIKDVIDDIHGLQLKTAAAPE; encoded by the exons ATGCATGTTCGCACCGAGGCTGTGACGGCTGAAGAGAAACAGGGCCGAATCATTAGCATTTTGAAGGCAAAGTTTGCGCCGACAGACCTGCAAGTTGAGGATATCAGTGGCGGATGCGGCGCCTTTTTTGCTATCATGCTCACTTCGCACGCATTCCAAGGCAAGTCGACGATCCAGGCTCATCGTATGGTGAATAAGGAGATCAAGGACGTGATTGACGATATCCACGGCCTGCAG CTCAaaacggcggcggcgccagaGTGA
- a CDS encoding uncharacterized protein (COG:S; EggNog:ENOG503P5GF), with protein sequence MTTDLFQAGQQGDLHAVQQVLDQNPGALESQDAYHNTVLTYAAQEGHTELVRALLARNADPRVSHIKVTPNGTNAESLAILREAALRMDTVQANANTPKSDDTDDQHGGATDAAPIHLPPPEVARMIPCKFFPNCRYGDRCVFQHPTITDGTIPPQPMFFPNGQPLPPAPGAYGMPPFMDMNAHMFHPYGPNAVPFFPQAEAESQYASPNIEEMQRNGQDLPDSVATSVDSLPSQPDAESNSSASARSQRGTSKTRSNKTRNDALGARANSGVRPACAFFARAACRYGNDCRFPHILADGVDARAAQEPRKLQDGRRGANAANTPAPDAPDALSVGAKKGGNTRNANRTAGARAKNTRRGTAPQSHKTFQRVPQSDEFPALPGGVQSDPSDSSDAAKGSNKVNFSAILSAPAPPKAQTPMLEGVQETSPASDSSKDFASVLATQSSAVAV encoded by the exons ATGACTACTGATCTGTTCCAAGCTGGCCAACAAGGAGATCTccacgccgtgcagcagGTACTGGACCAGAACCCCGGTGCGCTGGAATCGCAAG ACGCATACCACAATACTGTACTTacgtacgctgcgcaggaAGGCCATACGGAGctcgtgcgtgcattgttGGCTCGCA ACGCGGATCCACGAGTATCGCACATCAAAGTCACCCCGAATGGAACGAATGCCGAGTCGCTTGCGATTTTGCGTGAAGCAGCACTGCGTATGGATACGGTGCAGGCGAACGCAAACACGCCCAAGTCAGACGACACCGACGACCAACACGGCGGCGCCACCGACGCAGCCCCGATACACCTTCCTCCGCCGGAAGTTGCTCGTATGATCCCATGCAAGTTCTTTCCCAACTGTCGTTACGGTGACCGCTGTGTATTCCAGCATCCGACGATCACCGACGGCACAATTCCGCCCCAGCCCATGTTTTTCCCGAATGGTCAACCGCTGCCTCCTGCCCCGGGCGCATATGGGATGCCGCCATTTATGGACATGAACGCACACATGTTCCACCCCTACGGCCCTAATGCCGTCCCATTTTTCCCTCAAGCCGAGGCTGAATCGCAGTACGCGAGCCCGAATATCGAGGAGATGCAAAGGAACGGCCAGGACCTGCCTGATAGTGTCGCCACCAGTGTCGATTCGCTGCCTTCGCAGCCAGACGCTGAGTCGAACTCTTCCGCTAGCGCACGCAgccagcgcggcacaagcaAGACCCGCTCGAACAAGACCCGCAACGACGCTTTGGGTGCACGCGCAAACTCCGGCGTTCGTCCCGCTTGTGCATTTTTCGCAcgtgcggcgtgccgctATGGAAACGACTGCCGCTTCCCACACATACTTGCAGATGGCGTtgatgcacgcgctgcgcaggagcCACGCAAGTTGCAAGACGGCCGCCGCGGTGCGAATGCGGCAAATACCCCCGCTCCCGATGCACCTGATGCTTTGTCTGTCGGCGCAAAGAAGGGCGGCAATACACGCAACGCAAACCGTACCGCgggagcgcgcgcaaagaacacgcgccgcggcactgcgccgcagagTCACAAGACGTTCCAGCGTGTGCCGCAGAGCGATGAATTTCCTGCATTGCCTGGCGGCGTGCAGAGTGATCCAAGCGATTcaagcgacgcggccaagGGCAGCAACAAGGTCAACTTTTCCGCAATTCTGAGCGCACCTGCACcgcccaaggcgcagaCGCCCATGCTGGAGGGTGTGCAGGAGACGTCTCCCGCCTCGGATTCTTCCAAAGACTTTGCGTCTGTCCTAGCTACACAATCTAGCGCCGTGGCTGTATAA
- a CDS encoding uncharacterized protein (BUSCO:EOG092631ML; EggNog:ENOG503NYWN; COG:U; COG:Y) produces MERLDACLEATLSGDPNVRAHAEHALQTGALCANDPNGAFGVQLAQILAQSSAPLSMRQAAGIALKKYIYERWSIYFETFLRDAKAADAAGTGEAIPVETKQVIHSLLLQALGDATRKVRLLAAQLLSIVCLCDFPDEFQDLLPALKRKLQAHSAPDATFQLEGALKFLSEFVQVELDENQLFVVSREFVPLLQEIMDVNSSVLSPMIKAQSLLVFRECLLSLYMVRGTFSAVVDQAVLHYLPPWLLAMLQMLDTASLDATSPESLGLRREIFRTLGVASKFRKLFSEPGPALLSACIANLEALLPAFTQFELEAEPKSLPTIAEGSADVACDIPQLAMAAFTLFSETLESAPMRALLLEGGSGGDGELTRQCVQLVQLTIAFAQITRDDEETFEDDPSAFVQEDDEENMLITLRTSTTDLVDQLLDAYPLPVLRMLPNIVAQIEQQSNAHHGPTWWKPVEALLMLLGAVHHAIEDVLDSTSALNLLHPSHVVERLVLPNLHANTPPFLRGRCFVFASQNAEALGETLAREVFASALHVIHAHEAPLHLKLSAVRAVRNFGNLTQVSVEEARAVLQSLGPLMLDAAGSPLVLIMDAVESAIPRAKFTDGDARILYDIARATMTSWRASTADPQVEISVAALMEALVQSKVEGVAAAAAQLGLQSAANALQEDTDYTGLGASAASLARSILQVCAAEMAPQLISLFFPPAAAYLLRTDDMEAAQNLLYCVTLLWQKAPGVLLQWHDRHTGALDLILHIVQRQLTWEDEAACGMSLGTLLTTMFLQSSHDASMQALQAIMPGMIRALAEKLAVARNIDCILGILFPLAYLFAEHTEAILSLLHGMQVGTQNALVLVVTKWLADVGHVVGPAMLRVHILGLGRLLEHWPAALGDVRVEGALLPSTGDGTRFTILTEAIITRSRAKSMQLYEMIPANAKLVQLLVQDWQRAAMQDEEKSASPKLTAAMLANAEGKDDDEWESDEEATARDEMRSKFLNDLYNTGVLDDDEEDGGALGPIEALPQFSHIAHMDKAFQNALPVLSAVERDAVQLLGRLLAAPELIGSIHVLTPPDVEHTWGAKRMRTSPVKFLATQKGVPALHIPHGGLDALVLPASIATSPAPLLVTASFGHRIPSSLLTCFHNASQTLNLHPSLLPRLRGAAPIQWAIARGYSETGVSVQQLHNEHFDRGALLAQATIRIPPDSTYTAMLPVLAEHGAQLLTDTIAHLPARDASKLPQDDALATRAPKLKRAYTTVKWHVWDADMLDARLRGFGAIQPLTTMLIPSNPAFPMVGCAFYQGKAMQTSLQLASPQAYQALYKFDARPGHATYAPELDAVVVRCTMADTRESVFAIKKLQTQGKPARNAAEWWRGFSDRADTHGRILFAEGDP; encoded by the exons atggagcgcctcgacgcgTGTCTGGAGGCGACTCTCTCGGGCGATCCGAATGTGCGAGCACACGCAGAACATGCATTGCAAACAGGCGCACTCTGCGCAAATGATCCGAACGGCGCATTCGGTGTGCAACTAGCACAGATActcgcgcaaagcagcgcgccgctctccaTGCGCCAAGCCGCAGGCATTGCGCTGAAAAAATACATCTACGAGCGGTGGTCTATATACTTTGAAAcatttttgcgcgacgccaaaGCTGCAGATGCCGCCGGCACCGGCGAAGCCATCCCTGTGGAGACAAAGCAAGTCATCCACTCACTTCTTCTCCAAGCGCTCGGTGACGCGACGAGAAAGGTAAGGCTTCTTGCCGCACAGCTGCTTTCGATCGTGTGCCTGTGTGACTTCCCCGATGAATTTCAGGACCTGCTACCGGCGTTGAAGCGCAAGCTAcaggcgcacagcgcgcccGACGCCACCTTCCAGTTGGAAGGCGCACTCAAATTCCTCTCCGAATTTGTCCAggtcgagctggacgagaaCCAATTGTTCGTAGTCTcgcgcgagtttgtgcCGCTCCTGCAAGAGATTATGGATGTCAATTCTAGCGTTCTCTCGCCGATGATCAAGGCGCAAAGTCTCTTGGTGTTTCGCGAGTGTCTTTTGAGTCTGTACATGGTGCGGGGCACATTCTCCGCCGTTGTCGATCAGGCAGTATTGCACTATCTTCCCCCATGGCTGCTTGCTATGCTGCAGATGCTTGACACGGCGTCCTTGGATGCAACCTCACCCGAGTCGCTCGGTCTCCGCCGTGAAATTTTTCGCACGCTTGGCGTCGCGAGCAAATTCCGCAAACTATTTTCCGAGCCGGGTCCTGCACTGCTCAGTGCATGCATCGCCAACCTTGAGGCGCTGCTCCCTGCATTCACACAATTCGAGTTGGAAGCCGAGCCGAAGAGCCTGCCTACCATTGCGGAAGGCAGCGCCGACGTTGCGTGCGATATTCCCCAGCTTGCCATGGCCGCATTTACACTCTTTTCCGAAACGCTCGAGTctgcgccgatgcgcgctcttttgctGGAaggcggcagcggcggtgACGGCGAATTAACGCGCCAATGTGTCCAGCTTGTCCAGCTGACCATcgcatttgcgcaaatCACACGCGACGATGAAGAGACGTTTGAAGACGATCCCAGCGCTTTTGTACAggaagacgacgaggagAATATGCTAatcacgctgcgcacctcgACGACGGACCTTGTAGACCAACTGCTCGATGCCTACCCATTGCCGGTCCTGCGCATGCTTCCCAACATTGTCGCACAGATTGAGCAGCAAAGTAATGCACACCACGGGCCGACATGGTGGAAGCCCGTAGAAGCGCTTCTTatgctgcttggcgctgtgcaccaTGCCATCGAGGATGTGCTGGACtcgacgtcggcgctgAATCTGCTGCATCCTTCGCACGTTGTCGAGCGACTGGTACTTCCCAACTTACACGCAAATACGCCGCCTTTTCTCCGCGGCAGGTGCTTTGTATTTGCCTCTCAGAACGCAGAGGCACTTGGCGAGACACTCGCACGCGAGGTATTTGCCTCTGCACTGCACGTCATCCATGCGCacgaagcgccgctccaCCTGAAACTGTCTGCCGTGCGTGCGGTTCGTAACTTTGGAAATTTGACCCAGGTCAGTGTCGAGGAAGCGCGTGCCGTGCTCCAGTCGCTGGGGCCGCTGATGCTGGATGCGGCGGGAAGTCCACTGGTCCTCATCATGGACGCCGTCGAGTCGGCAATTCCACGCGCCAAGTTCACTGACGGCGACGCACGTATATTGTACGATatcgcacgcgcaacaATGACTTCGTGGCGTGCAAGCACGGCGGATCCCCAGGTAGAGATCTCTGTTGCTGCATTGATGGAGGCGCTTGTACAGAGCAAGGTCGAGGGCGTTGCagccgcagcggcacagctcgggctgcagagcgcggcaaatgcGCTACAGGAAGATACAGATTACACAGGACTTGGCGCGAGTGCTGCGTCACTTGCACGGAGTATTTTGCAGGTGTGTGCCGCAGaaatggcgccgcagctcaTTTCTTTATTTTTTCCTCCCGCCGCGGCGTATCTTCTGCGCACGGACGACATGGAGGCTGCACAAAATCTCTTGTACTGCGTAACTCTCTTGTGGCAAAAGGCACCCGGGGTGCTGCTTCAATGGCACGACAGGCACACTGGTGCTCTGGACCTTATCTTGCACATTGTCCAGCGCCAGCTCACGTGGGAAGATGAGGCTGCTTGTGGCATGTCgcttggcacgctgctTACCACCATGTTCCTCCAATCTTCGCACGATGCATCTATGCAAGCATTGCAGGCAATCATGCCGGGGATGATTCGAGCGCTGGCAGAGAAGTTGGCTGTTGCGAGAAACATCGATTGTATCTTGGGGATCCTATTCCCTTTGGCGTACCTCTTTGCCGAACACACAGAGGCTATCCTTTCACTCTTGCATGGGATGCAGGTAGGCACCCAGAACGCACTCGTGCTTGTTGTGACGAAATGGCTCGCAGACGTGGGTCACGTCGTTGGACCTGCGATGCTTCGTGTGCACATCCTGGGGCTTGGAAGACTTCTCGAGCACTGGCCGGCTGCATTGGGGGATGTTAGGGTGGAAGGTGCATTACTGCCGAGCACGGGAGACGGTACGCGCTTTACAATACTGACCGAAGCTATCATTACACGCTCGCGTGCAAAGTCTATGCAGCTGTACGAGATGATCCCTGCGAATGCAAAacttgtgcagctgcttgtcCAGGACTggcagcgagcggcgatgcaggacGAAGAGAAATCGGCTTCGCCGAAACTCACTGCTGCTATGCTTGCTAACGCTGAGGGCAAGGACGATGACGAGTGGGAATCGGACGAGGAAGCAACCGCGCGTGACGAGATGCGGTCTAAATTTCTAAATGACTTGTACAATACGGGCGTTCTCGATGATGACGAAGAAGATGGAGGCGCCCTTGGACCGATTGAAGCTTTGCCGCAGTTTTCGCACATTGCGCATATGGACAAGGCG TTCCAAAACGCGCTTCCAGTGCTGTCTGCggtggagcgcgacgctgtgcaac TGCTTGGGCGGCTGCTTGCTGCACCCGAGCTCATCGGATCGATACATGTTCTCACACCGCCAGACGTCGAGCATACATGGGGCGCAAAGCGTATGCGCACATCGCCGGTAAAGTTCCTCGCCACGCAAAAGGGTGTTCCTGCATTACACATACCTCATGGTGGGCTTGATGCCCTTGTGCTTCCTGCGTCCATTGCGACCTCACCCGCACCTTTACTTGTCACAGCCTCGTTTGGGCACCGCATACCATCTTCGCTACTCACATGCTTCCACAATGCGTCGCAGACGCTTAACCTACATCCTTCACTTCTTCCAcgtttgcgcggcgcggcgccaatTCAGTGGGCAATCGCGCGCGGTTATTCAGAGACGGGCGTTTctgtccagcagctgcacaacGAGCATTTTGACAGGGGCGCATTGCTTGCACAAGCCACTATACGGATACCCCCAGACAGTACGTACACAGCTATGCTTCCggtgcttgccgagcacggtgcgcagcttttGACCGATACAATCGCACACCTGcctgcacgcgacgctTCGAAACTGCCCCaggacgatgcgcttgcaacTCGCGCACCCAAGCTAAAGCGCGCGTATACTACCGTGAAATGGCACGTATGGGATGCAGACATGCTGGATGCACGCTTGCGTGGATTCGGCGCAATACAGCCACTCACCACAATGCTAATTCCGTCCAACCCAGCATTTCCCATGGTGGGCTGTGCTTTTTACCAAGGCAAGGCAATGCAGACGTCGCTGCAGCTAGCCTCGCCACAAGCGTACCAAGCATTGTACAAATTTGACGCGCGGCCGGGGCACGCTACGTATGCACCCGAATTGGACGCGGTTGTGGTGCGGTGCACAATGGCAGATACACGGGAGAGTGTATTTGCTATCAAAAAACTGCAGACGCAAGGAAAGCCTGCGCGAAATGCGGCGGAATGGTGGCGCGGATTCAGCGATCGTGCGGATACGCACGGGCGTATCTTGTTCGCAGAAGGAGATCCATAA
- a CDS encoding uncharacterized protein (EggNog:ENOG503P1AG; COG:S) produces MVWRDFKEKAASSAKKFETTAWKVMDPVGQFSNRVAGALGAEAFYPTSMDKEIDKCARIIATFTRYGAPTQEATNLAEPAHTSEMSTYNVQDPHASRKSQRMLYTIPPRVLQQAKGVAIFTTFRMGLWLSGSGGSGVVLTKDENGNWGAPSGLLVHTAGIGLVAGADIYDIVIVLRNEGAVNAFKRPKLSLGGELSVALGPVGNGVSVDAAWEGAPSFAYVKSKGLYFGLQLDGTILLSRTDENARFYNYPGLETASLLENKVPQHQLPRACIPLWQALHAADGSARHVPGDEAVHDAGVLTDADVEELHQEAVQRGAVGKDEKDAMVTAEGLRDEKQSQSRAQNVYALPPPRHPSYAPQAPQRASEHMSSWTCVAPPNAASNEPAPPRW; encoded by the coding sequence ATGGTGTGGCGCGACTTCAAAGAAAAGGCAGCCTCTTCTGCCAAGAAATTCGAGACTACGGCTTGGAAAGTTATGGACCCCGTGGGGCAGTTTTCGAACCGAGTCGCAGGGGCACTCGGTGCAGAGGCATTTTACCCCACAAGCATGGACAAGGAAATCGACAAGTGCGCACGGATCATCGCGACATTTACGCGGTATGGAGCACCGACGCAAGAAGCAACAAATTTAGCAGAGCCAGCGCACACTAGTGAGATGTCAACATATAATGTCCAAGATCCTCATGCTAGTCGCAAATCGCAACGCATGCTTTACACCATCCCACCCCGCGTGCTACAGCAGGCAAAAGGCGTCGCAATATTCACCACGTTCCGTATGGGTCTCTGGCTTTCTGGCTCGGGTGGATCCGGTGTTGTACTTACCAAGGATGAAAATGGTAATTGGGGCGCACCGTCCGGTCTTTTGGTTCACACAGCTGGAATTGGACTGGTAGCAGGCGCCGATATTTACGATATCGTAATTGTTCTGCGAAACGAGGGTGCAGTGAACGCATTCAAGCGCCCAAAACTTAGTCTAGGTGGGGAGCTCAGTGTTGCTCTTGGACCTGTAGGAAACGGGGTTTCGGTCGATGCCGCATGGGaaggcgcgccaagctttGCTTACGTGAAGAGCAAGGGTCTCTACTTTGGTCTCCAGCTGGACGGCACGATTCtcttgtcgcgcacggaTGAGAATGCGCGATTCTACAACTATCCAGGCTTAGAGACGGCATCGTTGCTGGAGAACAAAGTGCCGCAGCACCAACTGCCCCGTGCATGCATACCCTTGTGGCAGGCGCTCCATGCTGCGGACGGAAGTGCAAGGCATGTACCTGGGGACGAAGCGGtgcacgatgcaggcgTATTGACGGATGCAGATGTAGAGGAGCTGCACCAAGAGGCCGTGCAGCGTGGTGCGGTCGGCAAAGATGAAAAAGACGCGATGGTCACTGCGGAGGGCCTGCGAGACGAGAAACAGTCTCAGTCCCGCGCACAGAACGTGTACGCTCTTCCTCCGCCGCGACATCCGTCTTATGCACCGCAagcaccgcagcgcgcttctGAGCACATGTCAAGTTGGACGTGTGTGGCACCACCCAATGCTGCAAGCAATGAACCCGCTCCGCCACGTTGGTAG